The Pongo pygmaeus isolate AG05252 chromosome 20, NHGRI_mPonPyg2-v2.0_pri, whole genome shotgun sequence sequence tccctatgttggccaggctgcttttgaactcctgggttcaagtgacccccctgcctcagccttccaaagtgttgggattacaggcgtgaggttgggagttcaagaccagcctgaccaacatggagaaaccccttctctactaaaaatacaaaattagccaggcgtggtggcgagtgcctataatccctgctactggggaggctgaagcaggagaatcatttgaacccaggaggcgaaggttgtggtgagccgagatcgtgccattgcactctagcctgggcaacaagattgaaactccgtctaaaaaaaaaaaaacaaacttggtAGCTGGGCCTTGTAATCCCAagcctttgggaggctaaggactgcctgagctcaggagtttgagaccagccttggcaacatggtgaaacccccatcgctactaacaatataaaaattagccaaacatggcgacatgtgcctatagtcccagctactcaggaggctgaggtgggcagattgcttgagcctgggaggcagaggttgcagtgagccaagatcatgccactgcactccagcctgggtgatagagtgagaccctgtctcaaaatatatatatatataataatattaatattttttctttttttgagacaagggtctCTGTCTCAGGCTGAGTctcatattgcccaggttggtctcaaactcctggcctcaagtgatcctccctcctagcctcctgagtagcagggattacaggcatgagccaccacgtccagcaagATAAGTATTTCAATGCAatacttttaaaatcaaatttaaaatatttgtaaaaaggccaggcacggtggctcacgcttgtaatcccaacactttgggaggctgaggctggcagatcacctgaggtcaggagttcaggaccagcctggcccaggcacggtggctcacgcctgtaatcccagtactttgggaggctgaggcgggtggatcacaggatcaggagattgagaccatccttgctaacatggtgaaaccccatctctactaaaaatacaaaaaaaatagccgggcgtggtggtgggcacctgtagtcccagctactcaggaggctgaggcaggagaatggcgtgaacccgggaagcggagcttgcagtgagctgagatcacaccactgcactccagcctgggggacagagtgagactcaatgtcaaaacaaaacaaaacaagaccagcctggccaacatggtgatacctgTTGTTTCACTTGTtcacctgtctctactaaaaatacaaaaaaaaaaaaaaaaaaaaaatcagctgggcatggtagtgggtggcCTGGGCAgtggcctatagtcccagctacttggaaggctgaggcaggagaattgcttgaactcaggagccagaggttgcagtgacctgagatcataccactgcactccagcccgggtgacagagcgagactccatctcaaacaaacaaacaaaatacaaaaattagccaggtgtggtggtgcatgcccacagtcccagctactctggaggctgaggcaggaaaattgctccaacccaggaggcagaggttgcagtgagacaagatgacGTCACAGCACTctggcttgggtgacagagcgaggctatgtctcaaaaataaataaataaataaacaaaataataaaataaagtaaaataattgtgAAAAGCAATACTTTTCAAAAGCAatacttttaaatacttttaaggctggacacagtgactcacgtcgctaatcccaacactttggaaggtccaggtgggaggattacttgagctcaggagtttgagaccagcctgggaaacagagtgagactccctctctacaaaaaagaaaaaaaaattagctgggtgtgctggcagcaCCTGTATCCCAgtcactccggaggctgaggcaggaggatggtttgagcccaggaggttgagcctgcagtgagccgagatctcaccactgcactccagcctgggcatcagagtgaggccctgtctcaaaaaacaaacaaacaaacaaacaaagcaaacttAAGGCAAAAATTCATGAAGatcaaaatattgaaattttaagacaggatctcaccatgtacTTGCAAAAGCCTacctctcctgcctcactctgtTTTTGGCCACTCAGGGGACTCATGCTCTggggactttcttttttttttgagacggagtttcgctctgtcgcccaggctggagtgcaatggcatgatatcggcccactgcaacctctgcctttcgagttcaagcgattctcctgccttggcctcccaagtagctgggattacagatgtgcatcattacccccggctaatttttttttaaattatttttagtagagagagggtttcaccatgttggccaggctggtctcgaactcctgacctctagggatccacccgcctcaccctcccaaagtgcggggattacaggcgtgagccaccgcgcctagctaaTGGCTCCGGGGACTTTCACACGCGCGCTCACACACACTCCAGTGCGGACCCACGATCTGTGCACGCAGCCGGCAGGTGAGCCCTGGGCATACGCATGCAAACCTACCCACCTCCCTGCACGTGTGCATCTGCGCCTGCGTGCACCTgccccacctcggcttcccagagcgCTGTCCCGGCCCGTCCCCACTCACGGTCGCCTCCGGCCGCAGGCCTTCTGGCCTCCGTGGACCAGCGGGGGCCCCCGCACACGCGCACCAGCGCGCGCACGAAGTGGTGACCGCACAACTTCTCACGCATCTCTGGGGTGGGCGCGGGGCCCAACGCGAACACCAGGGCAGGGCCCAGCAGCACCAGCGCCCAGGCAGGCAGACGGGGGTCCATGGCGGTGGGTGGCGCCAGGGCCAAGCGGGGACCCCCCTTATAGGCGCCTGGGCCGCCCCAGCTGGGGGCCTTGGAGAAGGGACAGAACATTCTTCAGGACCGCCCAGGAAGAAGGTCAAGGGTGGGGTTAGTGCCAGGGCCTTTCTCCCAGGGCCAGGGCCTTGGATGTACTTCTCCCAGAGGGAGCACTGGGCAAcgagtctttcttttttctttttttctttttttttttttttttgagatggagtctcgctctgtcgcccaggttggagtgcagtgacttgatctcggctcactgcaacttctgacacccgggttcaagcaattctcctgcctcagcctcctgagtagctgggattacaggtgcgcaccactgtgcctggctaatttttttttttttagtagagactgggtttgccatgttggccaggctggtctccaactcctgacctgaagcgatccatctgcctcggcctcccaaagtgctgggattacaggcatgagctgtgcctggactattattatttttattattattattgagacaaagtcttgctctgtcttccaggctggagtgcagtgatgcgatctcagctcactgcaacctctacctcctgggttcaagtgattctcccacctcagcctcccaagtagctgggattacaggtgtgagccaccacgcccagccacctatttttattttttatttttgagacgaggtcttgctctgtcaccctggctggagtgcagtggcacgatatgggctcactgccacctccctatccctgactcaagcaattctcccacctcagcctcctgagtagctgggactacaggcccacgccaccacacccggctaatttttttgtatttttttgtagagatggggtttcaccatgttgcccaggctggtctcaaactcctggactcaagtcatcttcccgcctcagcctcccaaagtcctgggatgacaggcgaGAGCGACCACACCAggcaatttattcatttttgacaTAGGATCTCTCTGGGTTGGCCTGTaatggcaggatcatagctcactgtaacctcattcccctgggctcaagcaatccttcagcctctgcctcctgagtagctgggactacaggcctgcaatacaatgcccagctaatttttaattttttaatttttatttttatctttttagacagagtcttactctgtcacccaggctggagtgcagtggtgcgatctcgacttattgcaacctttgcctcctgggttcaagcaattctcctgcctcagcctcctgagtagctgggattacaggcgcctaccaccacgcccggctaatttttgtatttttagcagagacggggtttcaccatgttggccaggctgatctcaaactcctgacctcaagtgatccacccgcctcggcctcccaaagtgctgggattacaggtgtgcaccaccgtgcctggccatttttaattttttaattgtagaggcaggggtcttgctatgttgccctggctcaTCTAGAACTCAAGTGGTTCTCCCtactcggccttccaaaatgctgggattataggtgtgaggcaccacacacggccaagtcttcgctattgtcttaaccattttaaagagaTGAAATAGATCAACTGAAAAGTAATAATCCTGCATTTTCTGGGGGGCAGGGGGGAAGACAGCGGGCATCTCCCAAGACCAGCAATGTTCagaattttattgtttctattactgtacaaatgagaaaaactgaggcatacaggccaggtgcagtggctcatgcctgtaatgcaagcactttgggaagatggggcaggtggatcacttgaggtcaagagttcgagaccagcctgcccaatatggtgaaactctgtctctactaaaaatacaaaaattag is a genomic window containing:
- the INSL3 gene encoding insulin-like 3 isoform X1, whose translation is MDPRLPAWALVLLGPALVFALGPAPTPEMREKLCGHHFVRALVRVCGGPRWSTEARRPAAGGDQRESHSVSQAGLKLLSSSNPPTWTFQSVGISDVSCYSGWRDDICSMGWWPTVIPRWDLTCSPCPRPFTITATTVQLPPTLHATAASVAVPNKTC